CATGGCTGGTGGGGGGGTTGAACTTGCTGTCCCGCTGCACCAGCTTGCCACGCAAGTTGAGCTTCATGGAGGCTGCGCTGTCGTACTTCTCCTTCAGGGTCTCGCCCACCTTGCGGAAGTCTGCCAGCTGCAGCCAGCACGTTTTCAGACTGCAGGAGCCCGACACACCATGGCACTTACAGGAGACATGGGCCAGGTCCGACACagtctgagaggagagaaggagaggtagagagagggggacagcaCAGACTGATTATTATCACCAACTAGAAAGACTACACAGGACTAAGAGAAAGCAGAGAACAGATAAGTTTCATCTAAAAATGCCAAACTGTCAATACTGTACACGTGctttactgtatgtgtgaatgtaTCATGCATCAGATCTTCACAGACGTTATGTCATTAGGGAGAAGTACATGATGCCCTCTATGGCCCACACTGTCAGCAGAACAGAACCCTGTCCGCTCATTTCTACCAGTCAGAAGAGATGTGAAAGAAACGCGTTCTGGTGAGCCGTTTCCTTTGAGGAATGAACTACAGGAAGTGCTCCGCGAGCCGTCATGACACCATCTCACACAAATCAAAAGACTGGCTTCAGAGGAGAGGCAGAGCTGTTACACAGATGATCAAGTGATACGGTCCTACGCCCCATCGGATTGACctgaattatctctctctcccctctgtcttccCTTCCCTCACTACTGTCATTAGGAATCAACTTCAGGACAGCTGAAGTAGGTGGAGATGGACTTGTTTTCCtcctttgagtgtgtgtgtcattagaaTAAGTATGCAGTACAGTGCTTCAGTTAGTCAGGGTGTGTATTCCTGCTCACCCTCCGTCCAGCCTCGTTATTGTGTAGGTTCATCATGAGCCGTGCACTCTCAAAGGATCCCTTGGCATAGCTCTTCTCTCGCTCCCGCGCGTCAACAAACTCTTTAGAGAATCTGTAGCCATAGTTCAGGTTGTCCCCGCAGCCGCCCCACAGCCAATCACGAGGCAGGTCTTTGGGACGTGCAGCACGACTACAGCCGCAGCTCGACAGCTCCCCCTCTCTGCAAGCCCTGCTCACAGCATTGACCACCCCCGCCGCGCTGACGGCATACGTAAACGCTGTTTCTCTGCTTCCtgtggacagagacagacagaagaacaacattattatatgacagacctgATGATATATTGAATTAGAAGTGATGAGTCAAAATCTAAGAAGAAGAGACCAGTCATTGAATAAAGGGCGTCATTGTGAGTCATTGTAGTGGAGTCCAGCCTGGCCAGAAACAGCACTTCATTGAGCTTTAACATGACTCAACACTATGGAGCAGAACGATCACACCATGTTTACTTCTGGATATAGTGGGCTCATCTAACCAGGCTTCCAACAGTAGAATGGTCCTGCCGCTTTGCCTCCATCCTTCAGGACATTGATAGTTGTTGGGAGTTAGCCAATAAGAGCAGAGCACCCTCCAGGGGCAGCTGCCAAACCAAAGCAATGTTTCAAACCAGTCATTTCCCCTGAGCGACATGCCAACTGAGCAAACTTGCTCCATCACATCACTGCCTACATCTTTCTGACATGCAGTGTTAACCTTCCATTAGAGACAGCCACAGTTTACAGTACTGGTGAGAGGGAGAAGAGCAGTCTCAGTGCTCATCTAGGAGAAGGACACAAAAAGACATACCTGCTGGCCTAAATCCCTAGGAAGCATATTGTAATGACCATACCAGGCTAGGCGAAAGCagggacgagagagagggaaagagagaagggggggaggtaGTGAATGAATCTGGTCCAGATGGGAAGTCTCGGCGGCAGGGTCGGCCAAGGGGGAAAAAGGTTATTAGTTTTCTACAACCTCAAACCCGGTGTAGGAGATTGGCCTAATAGCAGAGCtgtcgacagacaagctgtcctctcgatctacctctctctctcccaggactagatttacctctctctctccccaggactagatctacctctctctctcccaggactagatctatctctctctctcccaggactagatctacctttctctctcccaggactagatctacctctctctctcccaggactagatctacctctctctctcccaggactagatatacctctctctctcccaggactagatctacctctctctctcccaggactagatctacctctctctctcccaggactCTCTCCCAGTGACCATACCTCTATCCTCCACAgatccctccctctacccagcCAGTGGCCTGGTCCACCCTGCCCCAGGGACAGCCAACATGGGCAGGGGAGAGAAGTTGACTCCCCTAGCCTGGAGCTCAGCCTTAAATCAGCAGCACTGAACAGTCAGAGGCTGGGGAGGACATGTTTACTTGGCCCAGAGCGGACCGAGATGGGAGCCCTGTCCTCCCcttgatggagagaggggagacaaagagagagatggagagaaagaacgaAGCTGTCCTCCCATTGATGTCTTTTCTATGAAGATATATGTGTAAAATGTGATCTCAGAACAGTGGTGGGACTGAGACAAAAGCAGGCTCAGCTCAAAAGTATTCATGGGGAGgagtcacacagagagacagaaagacagagagagagacacagggagacagagagagagagacaaagagagagagagagagagagagagcgagagagacagagacaaagagagagagacaaagagagagagacagagagacaaagagacagagagagagagagagacaaggagacaaagagagagagacagagagacaaagagagagagacagagagacaaagagagagagacagagagagagagacaaagagacaaagagacaaaaagagagagagagagagacagacaaaaagagagagagacagagagacagacagacaaagagagagagagagcattcaaGGTGGTAATGGTATAGTTTAGGTTCGTCCAGATCCTGTCCTCTCATTTCTTCTCTTACAGATGCTCAAGCCACAGCATGATCACAATGCTAGGCTGAACGGCATGAGAGAAATTATTTGGTTCAAATTAAATGTGACAATTATGAACAATACATGTCTGCAGTAAACCAGCTTCTGTGGTGAAGTCACACAGTAAAACAAACCGTCAATAAGGAGATGGGATCTGGGATTGAAACACATCACCTCTCTGGGTTCTATGAGGGGTGAAAGAAgagctcactcactcactcactcacacacacacacacacacacagctttaacTCTGTAAATAATCCAGAGGGGGAAAAGTGTGTTTAAGATGCATGGAGGCTAAATGCAGTTCATCCCCATTGTGAGTGTCAGCCTCTGGCCAAGAAGCCCCAGGCCACATGTGAAATTATAGAGACCTCACCCACAAACTATTCCCCCAGCACAGCTGCTCAACGTCACCCTGTGCAttacaacaggagaggagggcaCCTCCAAACCCTCCTCTGGTCCAGTAAGAAAGAGGGGAAGTGGGGACAGAGAGTATGCATACttagagatagagaaacagacaaCCCACTACTAATCAGTAGTCACACACTAACTGTGTTACGCCACTGTTGATCCTCAACCTCTGTCACATGCAGAGGACAATACAACAGAGAGCATAATGTAGGAGTGTATCAGAACTACCTGTGACTGCAGAGTACAATACAACAGAGAGCATAATGTAGGAGTGTATCAGAACTACCTGTGACTGCAGAGTACAATACAACAGAGAACATAATGTAGGAGTGTATCAGAACTACCTGTGACTGCAGAGTACAATACAACAGAGAGCATAATGTAGGAGTGTATCAGAACTACCTGTGACTGCAGAGTACAATACAACAGAGAACATAATGTAGGAGTGTATCAGAACTACCTGTGACTGCAGAGTACAATACAACAGAGAGCATAATGTAGGAGTGTATCAGAACTACCTGTGACTGAAGAACACGCTAACCACTGAGCTAAAGACTGACCTATCTGCATGACCCGTCCGAACACGGAGGAGTTGTCCACGGTGCTGCAGTTCCACCGGCGGTGTCTGAACTGATACTGACACTCCCTGATGCCCGTCTTGGCGCCCTCGCCAATGTACTGCATGTGGTCCTGGTAGAGCTGGCACAGCTTCTTCTGGCCCTGGGATAGACCCACCAGCTGGCTGCACAGAGGCTGGGCACCGATGATGTAGGCCTCAGGGATCAGCAGAGGGTTCATGGCTAGAGACCtggacagagggaaagggagacagagaaacacacttTTCTAATAGAGacctggacagagggagagggagacagataaaCACACTTTTATAATAGAGatctggacagagggagagggagacagagaaacacacttTTCTAATAGAgacctggacagagagagagggagacagagaaacacacttTTCTAATAGAgacctggacagagagagaggaagacagagagggagacagagaaacacacttTTCTAATAGAgacctggacagagagagagggagaaagagaaacacacTTTTCTAATAGAgacctggacagagagagaggaagacagagagagagacagagagggagacagagaaacacacttTTCTAATAGAgacctggacagagagagagggagacagagaggaagacagagaaacagactttTCTAATAGAGacctggacagagggagaggaagacagagaaacacactTTTCTAATAGAGacctggacagagggagaggaagacagagagggagacagagagggggacagagaaacacacttttataatagagacctggacagagagagagaaagacagagaaacacactTTTCTAATAGAgacctggacagagagagagggagacagagaaacacacgtTTCTAATAGAgacctggacagagagagagggagacagagaaacacacttTTCTAATAGAgacctggacagagagagagggagacagagaaacacacttTTCTAATAGAgacctggacagagagagagggagacagagaaacacacttTTCTAATAGAGacctggacagagggagagggagacagagaaacacacttTTCTAATAGAgacctggacagagagagaggaagacagagaaacacactTTTCTAATAGAGacctggacagagggagagggagacagagaaagacacttTTCTAATAGAGacctggacagacagagagggagacagagaaacacacttTTCTAATAGAgacctggacagagagagagggagacagagaaacacacttTTCTAATAGAGACctggacagagggagacagagaaacacacttTTCTAATAGAGacctggacagacagagagggagacagagaaagacacttTTCTAATAGAGacctggacagacagagagggagacagagaaacacacttTTCTAATAGAGacctggacagacagagaggaagacagagaaagacacttTTCTAATAGAGACCTGGacaaacagagagggagacagagaaatacaCTTTTCTAATAGAGacctggacagacagagagggagacagagaaacacacttTTCTAATAGAGacctggacagacagagagggagacagagagggagacagagagggagacagagagagagacagagagagagacagagagagagacagagagggagacagagagagagacagagagggagacagagagggagacagagaggctgggaaCTGATGACGTATGCATATGGACAAATAATTCATGGTCACAGACCTGTACAGAGCAAACCCTTTATCAGAACAATTCAACCagcattttacacacacacacacacacacacacacgtgcacacacacaggcgcgtgcacacacacaggcgcgcacacacacacacacacacaggcgcgcacacacacacacacacaggcgcgcacacacacacacgcacaggcgcgcacacacacacacacacacacaggcgcgcacacacacacaggcgcgcacacacacacaggcgcgcacacacacacacaggcacgcacacacacaaacacacacaggcgcgcccacactagaggtcgaccgattaatcggaatggccgattaactagggcagatttcaagttttcataacaatcggaaatctgtatttttggacaattcttttttttacacctttatttatttattttatttcactagtcagttaagaacacattcttattttcaatgacggcctgggaactgTGGGTTacttgccttgttcaggggcagaacgacagatttttaccttgtcagctcgggggattcaaccttacagttaactagtccaacgctctgctctaaccacctgcctctcattgcactccacgaggagcctgcctgatacgcgaatgcagtaagccaaggtaagttgctagctagcattaaacttatcttataaaaaacaatcaatcataatcactagttaactacacatggttgatgatattactagtttatctagcgtgtcctgtgttgcatataatcgatgcggtgcgtatcgttgctccaatatgtacctaaccataaacaccaatgcctttcttaaaatcaatacacagaagtatatatttttaaacctgcgtatttagctaaaagaaatccaggttagcaggcaatattaaccaggtgaaattgtgtcacttctcttgcgttcattgcacgcagagtcagggtatatgcaacagtttgggccgcataatttgccagaattgtacgtaattatgacataacattgaaggttgtgcaatgtatcaggaatatttagactaatggatgccacccgttagataaaatacggaacggttccgtatttcactgaaggaataaacgtcttgttttcgagatgatcgtttccggattcgaccatattaatgacctaaggctcgtatttctgtgtgttatcatgttataactaagtctatgatttgatagagcagtctgactgagcgacggtaggcagcagcaggctcgaaagcattcattcaaacagcacttttgtgcgtttgccagcagctgtttatgacttcaagcctatcaactcccgagattagactggtgtaaccgatgtgaaatggctagttagttagcgcgctaatagcgtttcaaacgtcactcgctctgagacttggagtggttgttccccttgctctgcaagggccgcggttttgtggagcgatgggtaacgctgcttcgagggtgtctgttgtcgttgtgttgctggttcgagcccaggtaggagcgaggagagggacggaagctatactgttacactggcaatactaaagtgcctataataacctccaatagtcaaaggtacagtgccttgcgaaagtattcggcccccttgaactttgcgacctttttccacatttcaggcttcaaacataaagatataaaactgtatttttttgtgaagaatcaaaaacaagtgggacacaatcatgaagtggaacgacatttattggatatttcaaacttttttaacaaatcaaaaactgaaaaattgggcgtgcaaaattattcagcccccttaagttaatactttgtagcgccaccttttgctgcgattacagctgtaagtcgcttggggtatgtctctatcagttttgcacatcgagagactgaaattttttcccattcctccttgcaaaacagctcgagctcagtgaggttggatggagagcatttgtgaacaacagttttcagttctttccacagattctcgattggattcaggtctggactttgacttggccattctaacacctggatatgtttatttttgaaccattccattgtagattttgctttatgttttggatcattgtcttgttggaagacaaatctccatcccagtctcaggtcttttgcagactccatcaggttttcttccagaatggtcctgtatttggctccatccatcttcccatcaattttaaccatcttccctgtccctgctgaagaaaagcaggcccaaacaatgatgctgccaccaccatgtttgacagtggggatggtgtgttcagctgtgttgcttttacgccaaacataacgttttgcattgttgccaaaaagttcaattttggtttcatctgaccagagcaccttctttcacatgtttggtgtgtctcccaggtggcttgtggcaaactttaaacgacactttttatggatatctttaagaaatggctttcttcttgccactcttccataaaggccagatttgtgcaatatacgactgattgttgtcctatggacagagtctcccacctcagctgtagatctctgcagttcatccagagtgatcatgggcctcttggctgcatctctgatcagtcttctccttgtatgagctgaaagtttagagggacggccaggtcttggtagatttgcagtggtctgatactccttccatttcaatattatcgcttgcacagtgctccttgggatgttgaaagcttgggaaatatttttgtatccaaatccggctttaaacttcttcacaacagtatctcggacctgcctggtgtgttccttgttcttcatgatgctctctgcgcttttaacggacctctgagactatcacagtgcaggtgcatttatacggagacttgattacacacaggtggattgtatttatcatcattagtcatttaggtcaacattggatcattcagagatcctcactgaacttctggagagagtttgctgcactgaaagtaaaggggctgaataattttgcacgcccaatttttcagtttttgatttgttaaaaaagtttgaaatatccaataaatgtcgttccacttcatgattgtgtcccacttgttgttgattcttcacaaaaaaatacagttttatatctttatgtttgaagcctgaaatgtggcaaaaggtcgcaaagttcaagggggccgaatactttcgcaaggcactgtatatgaaatacaaatggtatagagagaaatagtcctataataactacaacctaaaacttcttacctgggaatattgaagactcacgttaaaaggaaccaccagctttcatatgttctcatgttctgagcaaggaactgaaacgttagctttcttacatggcacatattttacatggaacatattgcacttttacgttcttctccaacactttgtttttgcattatttaaaccaaattgaaaatgTTTCATTACTTATTTGAGGCTAATTAGATttttttgatgtattatattaggttaaaataagtgttcattcagtattgttgtaattgtcattattacaaataaagaaataaaattgtccgattaatctgtatcagctttttttggtcctccaataattggtatcggcgttgacaaatcataatcggttgacctctagcacacacacacacactcgcgcgcacacacacacagaggcgcgcacgcacacgcacacacacacacacatttagagcAGCTCATCCTAACCTCCCCAGAGCAGCACAATTAGCCTCCACTGTAACCAGATCTACTGAGGAGAgcagccagggagggagggaggtagggagggaaacCCCccccttctcacacacacacacacacacacacacacacacacacacacacacacacacacacacacacacacacacacacacacacacacacacacacacacacacacacacacactcctcctcacTCACTCTGACACAGTAAATCATTTGCACCTGCGTGTCTTTTACTGGAGGAAAGTCACACACACCTCAGAAGTCTACAGTAGCTATTTCTGTGTGTGATAATGTGtgagtctgtggtgtgtgtgtgtgtgtgtgtgtgtgtgtgtgtgtgtgtgtgtgtgtgtgtgtgtgtggtagtgtgtggtagtgtgtgtgtgtgtgtgtgtgtgtgtgtgtgtgtgtgtgtgtgtgtgtgtgtgtgtgtgtgtgtgtgtgtgtgtgtgtgtgtgtgtgtgtgtgtgtgtgtgtgtgtgtgtgtgtatatattaaaTCATATGAAAAGACAATCCATGGAAGATCACAATGGAATGTCCCTTGCCATTGCTTTAGTCAACGATATAAAGTAACAAGAGACGAATTAATCCAACTTGAAGGAAGTGAAAAGCTACGGTTTCCTTTGATCCTCTGTCTCGTGACATCAGTACAGATCATTACTGCACTATTCTCTCTAACGTCTTTGTTGTATTGTATCTTCTAGTTTGCTATAAACATTACTGCACTATTCTCTCTAATGTCTTTGTTGTATTGTATCTTCTAGTTTGCTATAAACATTACTGCACTATTCTCTCTAACGTCTTTGTTGTATTGTATCTTCTAGTTTGCTATAAACATTACTGCACTATTCTCTCTAACGTCTTTGTTGTATTGTATCTTCTAGTTTGCTATAAACATTACTGCACTATTCTCTCTAACGTCTTTGTTGTATTGTATCTTCTTGCTATAAACAAGTAGAAAAACGTAAAAGACAGTTTTCACTCGGCACAAATTCGTCAGCGTTTTGCAGTTACAAATACTATACACACAGCATACAACAACCACACACGCAAATACAGACACTAACAGGATCCAAATCTGATCTAATTTGATCTATGCTCCTATGGTGATGtgtcaacactgtttcccctgtgTATAAAACCTGTTATATCATCTGCATGTTCACATTTACACTGGTCTCCTActggcagacaaacacacactaccagagcacacacaccagagacacacacacacacactaccacagacacacacacacactaccacagacacacacacacactaccacagagacacacacacacacactaccacagacacacacacacactaccacagacacacacacacactaccacagacacacacacacacacactaccagagacacacacacacacactaccacagacacacacacacacacacacacacactactacagacacacacacacacactaccacagacacacacacacactaccacagacacacacacacacactaccacagacacacacacactaccagagacacacacaccagagacacacacacacacactaccacagacacacacacacactaccacagacacacacacacactaccacagacacacacacacactaccacagacacagacacacacacactaccagagacacacacacacacactaccacagacacacacacacacacacacacactactacagacacacacacacacacacactaccacagacacacacacacactaccacagacacacacacacacactaacacacacacacacacacactaccacacacacacacacacacacactaccacagacacacacacacacactaccacagacacacacacacactccaccagacacacacactccaccagacacacacactaccacagacagacacaaaaacactaccacagacagacacacacacacactaccacagacacacacacacactaccaaacaaacactaccacagacagacacactaccacagacagacacactaccacagacagacacacacacacaaacacacaaacacagacacacacacacacacacacaaagacacacacacacacacaaacaaacttccACGgaaacacacaataccacagacacactatcacacacacacacacacacacacactaccacagacacacacacactaccagagacaaacacacacacacacacaaccacagacacacacacacactaccacagacacacacacactaccacagacacacacacacactaccacagacacactaacacacactaccacagacacactaacacacactaccacagacacacacacacacacacactaccacagacacacacacacacactaccagagacacacacacacacacactaccacatatacacacacacactaccacagatacacacacacactaccacagacacacacacacactaccacagacacacacacacacacactaccacagacacacacacacacacactaccacagacacacacacacactccaccagacacacacactccaccagacacacacactaccacagacagacacaaaaacactaccacagacagacacacacacacacactaccacagacacacacacacactaccacagacacacacacacactaccaaacaaacactaccacagacagacacactaccacagacagacacactaccacagacacacacacacactaccaaacaaacactaccacagacagacacactaccacagacagacacactaccacagacagacacacacacacaaacacacaaacacagacacacacacacacacacacacaaagacacacacacacacacaaacaaacttccACGgaaacacacaataccacagacacactatcacacacacacacacacactaccacagacaacacacactaccacagacagacacacacacacactaccacagacacacacacacactaccacagacacacacacactaccacagacacacacacacactaccacagacacactaacactaccacagacagacacactaccacagacagacacactaccacagacagacacacacacacaaacacacaaacacagacacacacacacacacacacacaaagacacacacacacacacaaacaaacttccACGgaaacacacaataccacagacacactatcacacacacacacacacacactaccacagacacacacacactaccacagacacacacatacacactaccacagacacacacacacactaccacagacacacacacacactaccacagacacacacacactaccacagacacacacacacactaccacagacacactaacacacactaccacagacacacacacacacacactaccacagacacacacacacacactaccagagacacacacacacacacactaccacatatacacacacacacactaccacagacacacacacacactaccacagacacacacacacactaccacagacacacacacacactacacacacacacacacactaccacagacacacacacacacacacacacacacactaccagagacacacacac
This window of the Oncorhynchus clarkii lewisi isolate Uvic-CL-2024 chromosome 16, UVic_Ocla_1.0, whole genome shotgun sequence genome carries:
- the LOC139368898 gene encoding protein Wnt-5a; the protein is MLFLRRLVCVCCPSAPAGSVLDSRPCVFALTLLTLLLQVVVEANSWWSLAMNPLLIPEAYIIGAQPLCSQLVGLSQGQKKLCQLYQDHMQYIGEGAKTGIRECQYQFRHRRWNCSTVDNSSVFGRVMQIGSRETAFTYAVSAAGVVNAVSRACREGELSSCGCSRAARPKDLPRDWLWGGCGDNLNYGYRFSKEFVDAREREKSYAKGSFESARLMMNLHNNEAGRRTVSDLAHVSCKCHGVSGSCSLKTCWLQLADFRKVGETLKEKYDSAASMKLNLRGKLVQRDSKFNPPTSHDLVYIESSPDYCLSNQSTGSLGTVGRLCNKTSEGMDGCELMCCGRGYDQYKAQIVERCHCKFHWCCYVKCKRCTKTVDQFVCK